From Nocardia sp. NBC_00416:
TCGTAGCGGATGGCGCCGGGTCCGGTGAACGGGACTTGACGAGCCACTGTTCGCCGGACCTCCGTGCGAACGCATCCGGGATGCCGCGCCGACCCGGGAACAGACCGTTCGCCGATCCCACCGATCCGGAAACCCGACCGCGAGCAGCCGTGCGTGTTAGCGTGTGCACCTCGTCGGCCGCCTGAGACCCCTTGCGGCCCCGCATTTTACGAGCGCGAACGGTGTCGAAGGAGAGAACGGTGCGGATCGGAATCGGATTGCCCTCCGCAGTCCCGGGTGCCACCCCCGAAACCATCGGGACCTGGGCGGCACACAGCGAACAGGCCGGTTTCGCATCGCTGGGAGCCACCGACCGGCTGGTGTACGACAGCCTGGACCCGCTGGTGACGCTGGCGGTCGCAGCGGCGCACACCACCGAGACCGAATTGGTGAGCACCGTGCTGAACATCGGCTACCGCGGGAACCCGTTCGTGGTGGCGAGCCAGCTCGCCTCGCTGGACCGGCTCTCCGGCGGCCGGCTCACCGCGGGTCTCGGCATGGGAGCCTGGCAGGACGACTACACCGTGAGCGAGGTGGCGATGACCACTCGTGGCGCCCGGTTCGAAAGCGCGCTCGCGCAGCTGCGACGAGCGTGGCGCGGCGAACTCGCGGGCGCGGCCGGACCGGTTCCGGCACTGCCGCCGGGGCGACCGCAGGTGCTGCTCGCGGGTATGGTGCCCGCCGGGATAGTGCGCGCCGCCGCCCTCGCCGACGGATGGGTAGCACCGGCCTTCAGCGTCGAACTGTTGCGCACCGGACTCGATATCGTCGGTACCGAGTGGGCCCGCCTCGCCCGGCCCGGCCGGCCCCGGGTGCTGGCCGTCCGCTATTTCCAGCTCGGCGCCGACGCGGTGGCGACAGCGGAGTCCTACGCGCAGAACTATTACGGTCCGGAGATGTTCCCCCAGGTCCGGCCCGACCTCCTCACCGACACCGCGCACCTGTGCGACGAGGTGTTCCGGATCGCCGAGTCCGGCGCCGACGATGTCATCCTGCTGCCCTGTTCGGGCGACCCGGACCAGATCCAGCTCCTCGCCGACGCCCTCGGCGACCAATGGCTCGGCGCCGCACACCGGACGCCCGCCACCGCGGGCGGCTGATCCATTCGACGCCGCGCCGCGCCGCCGATCATTTCCTCATCCGCGACGCGGCGCGGGAGCCGACGGGGGCGCCAACCGGTCACCGAGAACCTGCGCACCCGCGTATTTGGTCTGCCGGGTCAGCGGAACGAGCTCGTATCCGGTGATACCGGGCGCCTCGGCCAGCGTGGTGGTGACGAACCGGTAGACGGCGCCGAGGCCGCTCGTCGTGAGGTTGGCCGTGAGGTTGGCGGAGCCGGAGATCGCCGCCGCGAACGGCACATTCGGGTGATCGGCCAGGGCGTGCCCGACCTGGCGCAGGTGCCGGGGCTCGACCGTCATCCACAGCGTGGTCGTCGTGCGGTGACCGCTGGCGGCCGGGGCGATATCGATATCGAAATAGGCCACGCCCGAACGCACCAGCGCCTCGATACGGCGGGTGACCCGTCCCGCCGTGCTGCCGGTCGCGCGGGCCAAGGTGGTGAACGGGGTGCGGCCGTCGCGGGCGAGCGCGTCGAGCAGCACCCGGTCCGCGGCCGTCAGTTCCACCGGACGCGGGTTCGTCTTGGACCCATCTGATACCCGGGCTGGTGCTCAGCGGTATCGGCAGCGGCCTGGTCAACCCCCCGCTCGCGTCCACGGCCGTCGGCGTCGTACCGGTGCAGCGCTCGGGTATGGCCTCCGGGATCAACAACACCTGCCGCCAGGTCGGGATCGCGCTCGGAATCGCGGTATACGGAAGCTTGTTCACCGCGCGATTGCACTCCGCGCTCGGCGACCGGCTCGCGGACCACCCGGGGCTCGCGGCACACACCGACCGACTGGCCGGCGCCGCGCACGACGGCCGGGCACAGGCCGTGCTCGCCACCCTGCCCGACTCCGATCGAGCGGTGGTCGCGCAGGCGATCCACGCGGCATTCGCCGCGGCTCTCGACTCGTTGCTCGTCGTCAGCGGCGTGGTCGCGGTGATCGGCGCCGTCTGCGCCACGCTGCTCGTCCGGAGCAGGGATTTCGTTCCCGCACCGGCCGAATCCAGCGCAACCCCGAGCCACTCGGTTCCCGAACCCGCCTGAGCGGGACCCGGAGGACGCGAGAGGCCTCACCGCCCGGATATGCCGAGCATCTCGCGTCCACCTTCCGCCCCCGCCCGCGAACTGACCCGGCTGGTCACCAGGGCAGGGCTCCAGTGGCATCGAAATAGCCTCCGGTCGGTCCGTCGCGACCGATCTCGGCCATCCGCACGATGACTTCGGCGGCCTCCTCGACGGTTCCGGTTCCGGTGTGCCCGTTCAGATCGGTTTTCGTGAATCCCGGCTCCACCGCATTGATCCGCATGTCCGGATACGCCTTCGCGTAGTGCACGGTGAGTGCGTTGACCGCGGTCTTGGACGCGGGATAGGCGACACCCGGATACGCGCGCGCCGCCGTGCCCGCAGTCGAGATCCGGGTCAGTGACGCCAGGCCGCTGCTGACATTGACGACGACCGGAGCAGTGGACCGTTGCAGGAGCGGGAGGAACGCGTGCAGAACACGCACCGTGCCGAATACATTGGTCTCGAATGTCCGACGCATCGTGTCCACGGTCAGATCGGCCGCGCCGAGGGTCGTATCCGCCCCCATCTCGGCCTGGACACCGGCATTGTTGATGAGAACGTCCAATCCCCCGCCCGCCTCGATGATCCCGGCCGCGGACACCACGGACGCCTCGTCGGTGATATCGAGAGGCAGCGCGCGGCCGCCCGATTCGGCGGCGGCGCGGCGGCCGCGTTCGGCGTCGCGGCAACCGAGATAGACGATATGCCCGGCGGCGACCAGCCGTCGCGCCGTCGCGAATCCGATGCCCTTGTTGGCCCCGGTGATCAATGTCGTTGTCATACGTCAACGCTAGAATCTCGAGCGCGCTCGAAGTCAAGCGCAGGCACTTCCACGAATGCGTCCTCCAGCCGACCCGGCTCGTGATCGGCGGCCACTCGCGATCCCACCCCATTTCGGAGGAGCGATCTTCCGTATAAGCTGTCACGGACTCGGGCGTGGCGGGCCGAAATTTGGCCGCGCCGGGCTGCTACGACGCCTGTGCGACCACGATGCGCTCACCTGGGTGCGAGGCGGCGCGCGGCGCGGATCCCGCCCGCGGCGATACCGCCCCGGTACGCTGTACAACCGGCTGTGCTCGCCACTATGCACGGTCGCTCGCGACACGCCAGGGTTTTACTCTGCCGGGGTCAATCGGTCGTGATCCCGTACGACAGCTCGAGAATGTGGATGCGGACATTCGCATATTCAGACGTCGACGAACGGAGGTCGGTACATATGACAGCTACCGATGACTATGTGGCCAACAACGCGCAGTACGCGGCGCAGTTCAGTGGACCGCTGCCCCTTCCGCCCAGCAAGCACACCGCCGTGGTCGCCTGCATGGACGCCCGGCTGGACGTGTACCGGATCCTCGGCCTGCAGGAGGGCGAGGCCCATGTCATCCGCAATGCGGGCGGCGTCGTCACCGACGACGAGATCCGCTCGCTGGCGATCAGCCAGCGACTACTCGGCACCACCGAGATCATCCTGATCCACCACACCGATTGCGGGATGCTGACCTTCACCGACGACGATTTCAAACGCGCCATCCAGGACGAAACCGGGATCAAGCCCACCTGGTCGGCCGAAGCGTTCACCGACTTGAACGAGGATGTGCGGCAATCGCTGCGACGGATCGAGGCCAGCCCCTTCGTCACCAAGACCTCCTCGCTGCGCGGATTCGTCTTCGATGTCGCCACCGGCAAGCTCGAGGAAGTCACCGCCTGAAATCGGGCAGCTGAACAGCACGCGGGGCGGCGCGGCGATCACCGTCGGATCCGGTGATCGCGGCGTGGCTCCGGTCGCTCAGAGTCCGCCCTGCGCAGCGAGCACATCGAAGGCGGCCTCCGCGCTGCGCCACAGCACATCCATCTCCGCCCGGACCGCCGGCTCCGCCGCCGGATCCTGCAGGGCCAGGCCGTTGCCGAAGATCACCACGTTCGCGCCGGCGTCGACCAGCCGCAACAGTGGCCCGGTCACCACTCCGGCACCGAAGACGGCATCCAGTCCCTCACCCACGAAATAGAACCGCCACAGTGGTCCCAGATCTCCGCCGTAGATCGTTTCGGTGAGGTCGACGATGAGCGAGCCGTGACTGGCGATCGCGTCGACGATCACGAAATGATCCCGTGCGTTCGCCGGTACGGCACGGGTCGCGGCGACGGCATTGGACAGATCGACGGTGAGGTGGGCGTTGTAACCCGCCATCGCCACCCGTCCCGCGGACAACTCGCACCGGCGGGCGAGCGCGAAATAGTGCGCCCACTGCGGTTCGGTGGGCGCGCCGGTGAACTCCGCGTGCACATTGCGCAGCAACCGCAGCAGCAGATCGAGGCTGATGCGGTGCGCCCATTCGGGATCATCGAACGCGGCCGGATTCCGTTGCAGCGGCATCACCGCGGCCTGCTCGACGGCATCGAGCCCCAGCGGGAGCAGCCCGCGCCGATCTCGATGCGCGACCAGGATCTCGGTGATCCGCCGATGCTGTTCCACCGCCCGCTCGAGCCGAGCCAGCGAGGAGCCGGATTCGTCGTCCGTCAGTGCCGAGGTGTCGGACAGTTCGACGATCTCGGCCACGGCCGCCGCCGACAGTGGTGCGCCACAGGCGGTATCGACCTCGGCCGCGGCGGTCCGCGCCGGTGCCGACAGCGCGAATACGACGGACAACACAGTTGCGGCGACGACCACGAGATAGCTCGGCCGCGCGGGACGTTCGCTGGACATGCGTATTCCGCTTTCACTCGACGACGGACGACTGGGCCGAGAAACCTATCTGCGGTGGAGCCGGAACAGCGGTGTTCGCGCGAGCCGCCCGATCGGGCGCGGGCCTCAGACTAGCCCAGCTTCCGCCCGGATCCCGGTCGCCGCCTGTGGAGTCGGCCGGTCGGGTCGACCACGAAAGACGCGACGGTAGGCGGCCGGGGTGGTGCCGACCTGATCCTCTGATCGGCGGGCCAGGGTCCGCGCGGAAAGTCCCGCCGCGGCAGCCGTATCGGTCACCGTAACCGGCCGATCGAGTCGGCCGAGACTCCATTGCCGCAGGGTGAATGACGGACCACCCCGCCCGCGTACCCCGCGCCGGCTGACGGGGTGCGCGGGTCCGTCGCGTTCAGCGCGACCCGATCAGCTCCAGCGTTTCCTCCAGGACGCCGAGCCCCACCGAACTCGGAACCAGGATGAACTCGTCGAGCCCCGCGGCCTCCGCGGCGTCGAGCGTGCGGTGCAGCGCTTCGGCGTCGAATGTCTTCATGGAAGCGGCGGCGCCCGCGGCATTGTCGGCACCGAGAAAACCCAGGTACTCCGCCGTGAAATCGCGGAGCACGGCATCGGGCTCGGCCACGCCCAGGGCGTAGAAGCATCCGCTCACCAATCGTGGCGGTTCGCGATCGGCACCGGCCCAGGCACGCCGCGCGGCATCGGCGGACCATTCGATCTCGCCGGGCACCCCGCCCACACTGAACGCGACCACACCGTCGGCCCACTGCGCGGCGCGGGCCAGCGATTTCGGTCCGAGGGCGCCCGCGAGCACGGGCGGGCCGCCGGGCTGGACGCAGGACGGGCCGATTGGGTCGGCCCCGTCGGCCGGAGGCTCACCCGCCCACAGCGCCCGCAACTCGGCGACGGCGCGATCCAGCCGGTCGTGTCGACGACCGAAACCCGAGGCGAGACTGCGATAATCGTCGGCGCGGCCGCCTACCCCGACGCCGAGAGTGAAGCGCCCGTCGGACAGCACGTCCAGGGTCGCGGACTGCTTCGCCACGAGTGCCACCGGATGCGCCGGCAGCACCGAGACGTTGGCGAAGATCCGCACCCGCTCCGTCACGGCGGCGGCAGCGGCC
This genomic window contains:
- a CDS encoding LLM class flavin-dependent oxidoreductase, whose translation is MRIGIGLPSAVPGATPETIGTWAAHSEQAGFASLGATDRLVYDSLDPLVTLAVAAAHTTETELVSTVLNIGYRGNPFVVASQLASLDRLSGGRLTAGLGMGAWQDDYTVSEVAMTTRGARFESALAQLRRAWRGELAGAAGPVPALPPGRPQVLLAGMVPAGIVRAAALADGWVAPAFSVELLRTGLDIVGTEWARLARPGRPRVLAVRYFQLGADAVATAESYAQNYYGPEMFPQVRPDLLTDTAHLCDEVFRIAESGADDVILLPCSGDPDQIQLLADALGDQWLGAAHRTPATAGG
- a CDS encoding Lrp/AsnC family transcriptional regulator; amino-acid sequence: MELTAADRVLLDALARDGRTPFTTLARATGSTAGRVTRRIEALVRSGVAYFDIDIAPAASGHRTTTTLWMTVEPRHLRQVGHALADHPNVPFAAAISGSANLTANLTTSGLGAVYRFVTTTLAEAPGITGYELVPLTRQTKYAGAQVLGDRLAPPSAPAPRRG
- a CDS encoding SDR family NAD(P)-dependent oxidoreductase, whose translation is MTTTLITGANKGIGFATARRLVAAGHIVYLGCRDAERGRRAAAESGGRALPLDITDEASVVSAAGIIEAGGGLDVLINNAGVQAEMGADTTLGAADLTVDTMRRTFETNVFGTVRVLHAFLPLLQRSTAPVVVNVSSGLASLTRISTAGTAARAYPGVAYPASKTAVNALTVHYAKAYPDMRINAVEPGFTKTDLNGHTGTGTVEEAAEVIVRMAEIGRDGPTGGYFDATGALPW
- a CDS encoding beta-class carbonic anhydrase — encoded protein: MTATDDYVANNAQYAAQFSGPLPLPPSKHTAVVACMDARLDVYRILGLQEGEAHVIRNAGGVVTDDEIRSLAISQRLLGTTEIILIHHTDCGMLTFTDDDFKRAIQDETGIKPTWSAEAFTDLNEDVRQSLRRIEASPFVTKTSSLRGFVFDVATGKLEEVTA
- a CDS encoding DUF5995 family protein, translating into MSSERPARPSYLVVVAATVLSVVFALSAPARTAAAEVDTACGAPLSAAAVAEIVELSDTSALTDDESGSSLARLERAVEQHRRITEILVAHRDRRGLLPLGLDAVEQAAVMPLQRNPAAFDDPEWAHRISLDLLLRLLRNVHAEFTGAPTEPQWAHYFALARRCELSAGRVAMAGYNAHLTVDLSNAVAATRAVPANARDHFVIVDAIASHGSLIVDLTETIYGGDLGPLWRFYFVGEGLDAVFGAGVVTGPLLRLVDAGANVVIFGNGLALQDPAAEPAVRAEMDVLWRSAEAAFDVLAAQGGL
- a CDS encoding LLM class flavin-dependent oxidoreductase; translation: MDIGIALPTMCRGYDRAATVEWCRLADQGPVSSISCGERMAFHNPEMWTTLAAAAAVTERVRIFANVSVLPAHPVALVAKQSATLDVLSDGRFTLGVGVGGRADDYRSLASGFGRRHDRLDRAVAELRALWAGEPPADGADPIGPSCVQPGGPPVLAGALGPKSLARAAQWADGVVAFSVGGVPGEIEWSADAARRAWAGADREPPRLVSGCFYALGVAEPDAVLRDFTAEYLGFLGADNAAGAAASMKTFDAEALHRTLDAAEAAGLDEFILVPSSVGLGVLEETLELIGSR